The window CATAAAACCAGATGGTGCTTTATTGGTTGTATTAAAAGATGAATTAATTAAGCCTGTATAATAAGATTCATTAGAATTTAAGCTTGTTCGTGTAATTTCAACAGAGCCTTTTTCACTTACATTAATAATTAACTCTCCCGCAGAATCCCCTGTGTAAGTCCCTGTATATTTACCTCTGTAAGGAGAAACGTAGTTTTGTTCTTCTTTATTTTTATGAATCTCATCAATCATTTCGTCACAAGATTGAAGATTGAAAAAAGAAGCTAATAGAAATAGCGTGGCAAAAGGTTTCAATTTATTTTTCATTATTTTTAATGTAAGGTCTTTTGTGTTCATCATCACCTTCTAAATTAGGTTCCGTTTTTTCGGCGTGATAATTTTTTGCCTCTCTTTTGATTTCGTCTGAAAGTAATTTTTCTATTCTTAATTTCCTCAATGCCATATTCAGCTCGTTTCCAAAAAGTAGCAGATATACATTTACATTCACCCAAACCATTAATAAAATCATGCTTCCAATTGACCCGTAAAGAACGTTGTAACGGGCGATGTTTTTAACATACAGCGCAAAGAAATAAGTAGTTACTATAAACAAAACAGTCGTTAAAATAGCACCAGGAATTGCCTGTCTGAATCTAATAATTTTCACCGTTCCCAACCAATAAAACATCGCTAACAGTATAAAATAAAAGAGCGGAAACGATACAAAACCAATAATTTTGGAGAGATTCCTTACAATCCACGATAAATTATAACCTGGCGAAAAATCTTTCAAAACAACTTCGGTATAATACACCCCGAAAAGTGCTAAAAATATGATACTTACAAAGCCTATTGTGATAAAAAATGAAAGTATAAATTCTTTTACATCGCTGAGTTTTTCTTCTGAATTTTCATTAAAACCGTTAATTAAAGAAAAAGTACCGTTCGTGGCAAAAACCAAGGCAACAAGAATCGTTAAATTGCTAATTCCCTTCATATTAGGAATAATATTATCTTCAATATAATTTCTTACATCGCCTTCGATATTTGATGGAAAAATATTGTGCATTAAAACTTCAAAAATATAAAACTGAAGCTTATCATAATGCGGCATATATGGAATTACAGAAAGTAAAAACAGTAAAAAGGGGAATAAACTTAAGGTAAAGCTCCATGAAATAGCAGCCGCCTTCCGCCCAATATTACCTTTAAAAATTCCTGAAATATAAATCTGAAACATCTGCCACAGCGATATCCCGAGTACCGGAAGATGGATGTCGTCTAGAAATTTTTGAAATTTTACGATAAATTTAGGAATTTTTAAAGCCATAAAGTATATTTGCGCTTAGCAAATATAAGAAATGCGAATCAGTTTAGTTTGTATTGGTAAAACAGATGACAAAGAAATTACATCTTTGATCAGTTATTACCTTACCCGTCTTCCAAAACACTGGAATTTTGAGATTACAGAAATTCCGGATGTGAAAAATGCCAAAAATCTTTCTTCCGATCTTTTAAAGAAAGAAGAAGCTAAATTATTTTTAAATCAAATCGATAAAAATGATCTGGTCATTCTTCTTGATGAAAAAGGAAAACAGTTT is drawn from Chryseobacterium muglaense and contains these coding sequences:
- a CDS encoding YihY/virulence factor BrkB family protein, translated to MALKIPKFIVKFQKFLDDIHLPVLGISLWQMFQIYISGIFKGNIGRKAAAISWSFTLSLFPFLLFLLSVIPYMPHYDKLQFYIFEVLMHNIFPSNIEGDVRNYIEDNIIPNMKGISNLTILVALVFATNGTFSLINGFNENSEEKLSDVKEFILSFFITIGFVSIIFLALFGVYYTEVVLKDFSPGYNLSWIVRNLSKIIGFVSFPLFYFILLAMFYWLGTVKIIRFRQAIPGAILTTVLFIVTTYFFALYVKNIARYNVLYGSIGSMILLMVWVNVNVYLLLFGNELNMALRKLRIEKLLSDEIKREAKNYHAEKTEPNLEGDDEHKRPYIKNNEK
- a CDS encoding 23S rRNA (pseudouridine(1915)-N(3))-methyltransferase RlmH yields the protein MRISLVCIGKTDDKEITSLISYYLTRLPKHWNFEITEIPDVKNAKNLSSDLLKKEEAKLFLNQIDKNDLVILLDEKGKQFTSREFSNKIDFWMNSSVKKVHILIGGAYGFSDEIYSRANEKMSLSKMTFTHQMIRLFIVEQLYRADQILQGKPYHND